One window of the Pseudomonas sp. S04 genome contains the following:
- the betB gene encoding betaine-aldehyde dehydrogenase, translating to MARFELQKLYIDGGYTDAGSDATFEAINPANGEVLANVQRATFDDVERAVVSAEKGQKIWAAMTAMERSRILRRAVDILRERNDELAALETLDTGKSYSETRYVDIVTGADVLEYYAGLVPAIEGEQIPLRTTSFVYTRREPLGVVAGIGAWNYPIQIALWKSAPALAAGNAMIFKPSEVTSLTTLKLAEIYTEAGVPDGVFNVLTGSGREVGTWLTEHPRIEKISFTGGTDTGKKVMASASSSSLKDVTMELGGKSPLIIFDDADLDRAADTAMMANFYSSGQVCTNGTRVFVPSHLKAAFEAKIAERVARIRVGDPQDENTNFGPLVSFAHMESVLGYIAKGKEEGARVLCGGNRLTEGEFAKGAFVAPTVFTDCTDEMTIVREEIFGPVMSILTYETEEEVIRRANDTDFGLAAGIVTKDLNRAHRVIHQLEAGICWINAWGESDAKMPVGGYKQSGVGRENGISSLNNFTRIKSVQVELGDYASVF from the coding sequence ATGGCCCGTTTCGAACTGCAAAAACTCTACATCGACGGCGGCTACACCGACGCTGGCAGCGACGCCACCTTCGAAGCCATCAACCCGGCTAACGGTGAAGTTCTCGCCAACGTGCAACGTGCCACTTTCGACGACGTTGAACGCGCCGTTGTCAGCGCCGAAAAAGGCCAGAAGATCTGGGCCGCGATGACCGCCATGGAGCGTTCGCGCATCCTGCGCCGCGCCGTCGACATCCTGCGTGAGCGCAACGACGAACTGGCCGCCCTGGAAACCCTGGACACCGGCAAGTCGTACTCCGAAACCCGCTACGTCGACATCGTCACCGGTGCTGACGTGCTGGAATACTACGCCGGCCTGGTACCCGCCATCGAAGGCGAGCAGATCCCGCTGCGCACCACTTCGTTTGTCTACACCCGTCGCGAGCCGCTGGGCGTCGTGGCCGGCATCGGCGCATGGAACTACCCGATCCAGATCGCCCTGTGGAAATCCGCCCCGGCCCTGGCGGCGGGCAACGCGATGATCTTCAAGCCGAGTGAAGTGACGTCCCTGACCACCCTGAAACTGGCCGAGATCTACACCGAAGCCGGCGTTCCAGATGGCGTGTTCAACGTCCTGACCGGCAGCGGCCGTGAAGTCGGCACCTGGCTGACCGAGCACCCGCGCATCGAGAAGATCTCCTTCACTGGCGGCACCGACACCGGCAAGAAAGTCATGGCCAGCGCTTCGAGCTCCTCGCTCAAGGACGTGACCATGGAACTGGGCGGCAAGTCCCCGCTGATCATCTTCGACGACGCCGACCTCGATCGCGCCGCCGACACCGCCATGATGGCCAACTTCTACAGCTCCGGTCAGGTCTGCACCAACGGCACCCGCGTATTCGTGCCGAGCCACCTGAAAGCCGCTTTTGAAGCCAAGATCGCCGAGCGTGTTGCGCGCATCCGTGTGGGCGACCCGCAAGACGAGAACACCAACTTCGGCCCGCTGGTCAGCTTCGCCCACATGGAAAGCGTGCTGGGCTACATCGCCAAGGGCAAGGAAGAAGGCGCCCGCGTACTGTGCGGCGGCAACCGCTTGACCGAAGGCGAATTCGCCAAGGGCGCGTTCGTGGCACCGACCGTGTTCACTGACTGCACCGACGAGATGACCATCGTGCGTGAAGAAATCTTCGGCCCGGTGATGAGCATCCTCACTTACGAAACCGAAGAAGAAGTGATCCGTCGTGCCAACGACACCGACTTCGGCCTGGCCGCCGGTATCGTCACCAAGGACCTGAACCGCGCCCACCGCGTGATTCATCAGCTCGAAGCCGGTATCTGCTGGATCAACGCCTGGGGCGAATCCGACGCCAAGATGCCGGTCGGTGGCTACAAGCAGTCGGGCGTGGGCCGTGAGAACGGCATCAGCTCGCTGAACAACTTCACACGCATCAAATCGGTACAGGTCGAACTGGGCGATTACGCCTCGGTGTTCTAA
- the betA gene encoding choline dehydrogenase — MSQEYDYIIVGAGSAGNTLATRLTEDEGVTVLLLEAGGPDYRFDFRTQMPAALAFPLQGRRYNWAYETDPEPHMDGRRMECGRGKGLGGSSLINGMCYIRGNAMDYDGWAKIPGLEDWTYLDCLPYFRKAETRDIGANDYHGGEGPVSVTTPKAGNNPLFHAMVEAGVQAGYPRTEDLNGYQQEGFGPMDRTVTPKGRRASTARGYLDTAKKRSTLNIVTHALTDKILFEGKRAVGVRYLVGSAEERVEARARKEVLVCSGAIASPQLLQRSGVGPAQLLESLDIPVVHDLPGVGENLQDHLELYLQYACTQPVSLYPSLLWYNQPAIGAEWLFNGTGIGASNQFEAGGFIRTRPDFEWPNIQYHFLPVAINYNGSNGVKEHGFQAHMGSMRSPSRGRIQVKSKDPRQHPSILFNYMASEQDWQEFRDGIRLTREIMQQPALDAFRGRELSPGIEVQTDEQLDTFIREHAETAFHPSCSCKMGTDEMAVVDGEGRVHGMQGLRVVDASIMPLITTGNLNAPTIMIAEKIADKIRGRQPLPRSQAKYYVAGDAPVRGKPLREVSRTAQ; from the coding sequence ATGTCCCAAGAATACGACTACATCATTGTGGGTGCCGGCTCGGCCGGTAACACCCTGGCGACCCGTCTGACCGAAGACGAAGGCGTCACCGTCCTGCTGCTGGAAGCCGGCGGCCCGGACTATCGTTTTGACTTCCGCACACAAATGCCCGCAGCCCTGGCGTTCCCGCTGCAAGGCCGACGCTACAACTGGGCCTACGAAACCGATCCAGAGCCACACATGGACGGTCGCCGGATGGAATGCGGTCGCGGCAAGGGCCTGGGTGGCTCGTCCCTGATCAACGGCATGTGCTACATCCGTGGCAACGCCATGGACTACGACGGCTGGGCCAAGATCCCTGGCCTGGAAGACTGGACCTACCTGGACTGCCTGCCGTATTTCCGCAAGGCGGAAACCCGCGACATCGGCGCGAACGACTACCACGGTGGCGAAGGCCCGGTCAGCGTGACCACGCCTAAAGCCGGCAACAACCCGCTGTTCCACGCGATGGTTGAAGCAGGCGTACAGGCCGGTTACCCCCGCACTGAAGACCTCAACGGCTATCAGCAAGAAGGTTTCGGTCCGATGGACCGTACCGTCACGCCTAAAGGCCGTCGCGCCAGCACCGCTCGCGGCTACCTGGACACCGCCAAGAAGCGTTCGACCCTGAACATCGTCACCCACGCCCTGACCGACAAGATTCTGTTTGAAGGCAAGCGTGCGGTCGGCGTGCGTTACCTGGTCGGCAGCGCCGAAGAGCGAGTTGAAGCCCGTGCCCGCAAGGAAGTGCTGGTGTGCAGCGGCGCGATTGCGTCCCCGCAACTGTTGCAACGTTCCGGCGTCGGCCCGGCCCAGCTCCTGGAAAGCCTGGACATCCCAGTAGTTCACGACCTGCCGGGCGTGGGCGAGAACCTGCAGGATCACCTTGAGCTGTACCTGCAATACGCCTGCACCCAGCCGGTGTCCCTGTACCCCTCGCTGCTCTGGTACAACCAACCGGCCATCGGTGCCGAGTGGCTGTTCAACGGCACCGGGATCGGCGCCAGCAACCAGTTCGAAGCCGGCGGTTTCATCCGCACCCGTCCTGACTTCGAGTGGCCGAACATCCAGTACCACTTCCTGCCGGTGGCGATTAACTACAACGGCAGCAACGGGGTAAAAGAGCACGGTTTCCAGGCACACATGGGCTCCATGCGCTCGCCAAGCCGCGGGCGGATCCAGGTCAAGTCCAAGGACCCACGCCAGCACCCGAGCATCCTGTTCAACTACATGGCCAGCGAGCAGGACTGGCAGGAATTCCGTGACGGCATCCGCCTGACCCGGGAAATCATGCAACAACCGGCCCTGGACGCGTTCCGTGGTCGCGAGCTGAGCCCGGGCATCGAGGTGCAAACCGACGAGCAACTGGACACCTTCATCCGCGAACACGCCGAAACCGCGTTCCACCCGTCCTGCTCGTGCAAGATGGGCACCGACGAGATGGCAGTGGTCGATGGTGAAGGTCGCGTCCACGGGATGCAGGGCCTGCGCGTAGTCGATGCCTCGATCATGCCGCTGATCACCACCGGTAACCTGAACGCACCAACGATCATGATCGCCGAGAAAATCGCCGACAAGATCCGCGGTCGCCAGCCGTTGCCACGCAGCCAGGCCAAGTACTACGTCGCGGGCGACGCCCCGGTACGTGGCAAGCCGCTGCGAGAAGTGAGCCGGACCGCGCAGTAA
- a CDS encoding RraA family protein, whose protein sequence is MFDVVSSSKWPTGYLINPNVEPLDPKWLTEFSKIPAAAVSDCLGRNVGGLGLKAFHGNAPMLGSALTVRVRPGDNLMILKAMQMARPGDVLVIDGSADLTRAVFGGIMRAMALKAGIVGVVINGALRDLDEWQTGELPAYAIGGVHRGPSTDGGGEINVPISCAGMLVAPGDLMIGDGDGVVAAARAELPELLVRCHDLLAREQATLAAIEAGTLDPDRFDAILRAKGCPV, encoded by the coding sequence ATGTTTGATGTCGTGTCTTCGAGCAAATGGCCCACCGGCTATCTGATCAATCCCAACGTAGAACCCCTCGATCCAAAATGGCTGACCGAGTTCAGCAAGATCCCCGCCGCCGCAGTCAGTGACTGCCTGGGACGCAACGTCGGAGGCCTGGGGCTCAAGGCCTTCCATGGCAATGCACCGATGCTCGGCAGTGCCCTGACTGTGCGCGTACGCCCCGGCGACAACCTGATGATCCTCAAGGCCATGCAGATGGCCCGTCCCGGTGACGTACTGGTGATCGACGGCAGCGCCGACCTGACCCGCGCCGTGTTCGGCGGCATCATGCGCGCCATGGCGCTCAAGGCCGGTATCGTCGGCGTGGTGATCAACGGCGCCCTGCGCGACCTCGACGAATGGCAGACCGGCGAGCTGCCGGCCTATGCCATCGGTGGCGTGCACCGGGGCCCGAGCACCGACGGTGGTGGCGAGATCAACGTACCGATCTCCTGCGCCGGCATGCTGGTAGCACCTGGCGACCTGATGATCGGCGACGGTGACGGCGTCGTCGCCGCTGCCCGCGCCGAATTGCCGGAACTGTTGGTGCGTTGCCACGACCTGCTGGCCCGCGAACAGGCTACGCTTGCCGCTATCGAAGCCGGCACCCTGGACCCGGATCGTTTCGACGCCATCCTGCGCGCCAAGGGTTGCCCGGTCTGA
- a CDS encoding TldD/PmbA family protein, whose translation MFDFHPQLKQRFAALRTGAEFFSLRYVRESGQYLSVRKNVAEPPHLSRDEGAMLTARVNGVEAYAATNDLSPAGLQAALDRAEQQARALAAHALLDLRQHTVSSERGDYLSPDLQQPFPSLSECYQLLGAESAAVPKDDRLVNWQVSIGINHVEQIYLNSAGAELRQAQRFVYPGLDVTAYDGNDSQTRSLGRENFGQQGSADVISRCGLIGAGPLVADQALQLLLAPNTPQGPRDLLLMPDQMMLQIHESIGHPLELDRILGDERNYAGTSFVKASDFGHLQYGSRLLNVTFDPDIPEELASYGHDDDGTAASKQFLIREGRLERPLGGALSQFRAGLDGVANSRACGWNRPPIDRMANLNIEPGEQSLEQLIDGIEHGVLMSTNRSWSIDDARNKFQFGCEWGQLIENGELKAVVKNPNYRGISAQFWNNLSAVGDRSTLKVLGTPNCGKGEPNQVIRVGHASPACVFSNIDVFGGDA comes from the coding sequence ATGTTCGATTTCCACCCCCAGCTCAAGCAGCGCTTCGCTGCCCTGCGCACCGGCGCTGAATTTTTTTCGCTGCGCTACGTGCGCGAGTCTGGCCAGTACCTGTCGGTACGCAAGAACGTCGCCGAGCCACCTCACCTGAGCCGCGACGAAGGCGCGATGCTGACCGCCCGGGTCAATGGCGTCGAGGCCTATGCCGCGACCAACGACCTGTCGCCCGCCGGCCTGCAGGCCGCCCTCGACCGCGCCGAACAACAGGCCCGCGCGCTCGCGGCCCACGCCCTGCTCGATCTGCGCCAGCACACCGTCTCCAGCGAACGTGGCGACTACCTGTCACCGGATCTGCAACAGCCCTTCCCGTCCCTCAGCGAGTGCTACCAACTGCTCGGCGCCGAATCCGCCGCCGTGCCCAAGGACGACCGTCTGGTGAACTGGCAGGTGAGCATCGGCATCAACCATGTCGAGCAGATTTACCTCAACAGTGCCGGCGCCGAACTGCGCCAGGCGCAACGCTTTGTCTACCCGGGCCTGGACGTCACCGCCTACGACGGCAATGACAGCCAGACCCGCAGCCTGGGCCGCGAGAACTTCGGCCAGCAAGGCAGCGCCGACGTCATCAGTCGTTGCGGGCTGATCGGCGCCGGCCCCCTGGTCGCCGACCAGGCCCTGCAACTGCTGCTCGCCCCCAACACCCCGCAAGGCCCGCGCGACCTGCTGCTGATGCCCGACCAGATGATGCTGCAGATTCACGAATCCATCGGCCACCCGCTGGAACTGGACCGCATCCTCGGTGACGAGCGCAATTACGCCGGCACCAGCTTCGTCAAGGCCAGCGACTTCGGCCACCTGCAATATGGTTCCCGGCTGCTCAACGTGACCTTCGACCCGGACATTCCCGAAGAGCTCGCCAGCTACGGCCATGACGACGACGGTACTGCCGCCAGCAAGCAGTTCCTGATCCGCGAGGGCCGGCTGGAGCGTCCGTTGGGCGGTGCGCTGTCGCAGTTTCGCGCCGGTCTCGACGGCGTCGCCAACAGCCGCGCCTGCGGCTGGAATCGGCCGCCGATCGACCGCATGGCCAACCTCAACATCGAACCGGGCGAGCAGTCCCTGGAACAACTGATTGACGGCATCGAACACGGCGTGCTGATGTCGACCAACCGCTCCTGGTCCATCGACGATGCGCGCAACAAGTTCCAGTTCGGCTGCGAGTGGGGCCAACTGATCGAGAACGGCGAACTCAAGGCCGTGGTGAAGAACCCCAACTACCGGGGCATCAGCGCGCAGTTCTGGAACAACCTCAGTGCCGTAGGCGACCGCAGTACGCTCAAGGTGCTGGGCACGCCGAACTGTGGCAAAGGCGAACCGAACCAGGTGATCCGCGTGGGTCATGCCTCGCCAGCCTGCGTATTCAGCAACATTGATGTGTTTGGGGGAGATGCCTGA
- a CDS encoding TldD/PmbA family protein — MSSALSQVEQFKALVSWLRSALRESEQFTLSYAAESSAFVRFNHAKVRQAGEVQQASLGFKLIDEGRHADLNITLAGDPQVDQLRLAEGLQQLRETLPLLPPDPYLLLNHNGWQSKQVQEHPLPDTAQVVEQIARAAEGLDLVGFYAAGPISRGFASSAGAFGWHQANSFNFDFSLFHANGQAVKASYAGHDWSDAGFAKRFEQAREQLEYLGRPLHTLAPGQYRAYLAPAALDEILGMLCWGGFSAQSIASKSSPLQKLYGGDQHFSPLLDLAEKVSGSLSPAFSGEGYPRSDLALIVAGAAGEQLVSSRSAAEYGLTANGAGGGESPSALNMAAGTLPEAEILKQLGTGLYISNLWYLNYSDQPAARLTGMTRFATFWVENGEIQAPVSTMRFDDSAYSLLGSQLEALTQERELILSASTYDQRATASALLPGALVSRLTLTL; from the coding sequence ATGAGCAGCGCATTGAGTCAGGTCGAACAGTTCAAGGCCCTGGTGTCGTGGCTGCGCAGCGCCCTGCGCGAGTCGGAGCAATTCACCTTGAGCTATGCCGCCGAATCCTCGGCGTTCGTACGCTTCAACCACGCCAAGGTGCGCCAGGCCGGAGAGGTGCAACAGGCCAGCCTGGGCTTCAAGCTGATCGACGAGGGCCGGCATGCCGACCTCAACATCACCCTGGCCGGCGACCCGCAAGTCGACCAGTTGCGTCTGGCCGAGGGTCTGCAGCAATTGCGCGAGACCCTGCCCTTGCTGCCACCGGACCCGTACCTGCTGCTCAACCACAATGGCTGGCAGAGCAAGCAAGTGCAGGAGCATCCGCTGCCAGACACCGCCCAGGTGGTGGAACAGATCGCCCGCGCGGCCGAAGGCCTGGACCTGGTCGGTTTTTATGCCGCCGGCCCCATTAGCCGGGGTTTCGCCAGCTCGGCTGGGGCTTTCGGTTGGCACCAGGCCAACAGCTTCAACTTCGATTTCAGCCTATTCCACGCCAACGGCCAGGCGGTAAAGGCCAGCTACGCTGGGCACGACTGGAGCGATGCCGGTTTTGCCAAGCGCTTCGAACAGGCGCGCGAGCAACTGGAGTATCTGGGCCGCCCCCTGCATACCCTGGCACCCGGGCAATACCGGGCCTACCTGGCACCGGCCGCGCTCGACGAGATTCTCGGCATGCTCTGCTGGGGTGGGTTCTCGGCGCAGTCGATTGCCAGCAAAAGCAGTCCGTTGCAAAAACTCTACGGCGGCGACCAGCACTTCAGCCCGCTGCTGGATCTTGCGGAGAAAGTCAGCGGTTCCCTGAGCCCGGCATTTTCCGGCGAGGGCTACCCACGCAGCGACCTGGCATTGATTGTCGCCGGCGCGGCAGGTGAACAACTGGTGAGCTCGCGCAGCGCTGCCGAGTATGGCCTGACCGCCAACGGTGCCGGCGGCGGTGAGTCGCCCAGCGCCTTGAACATGGCCGCCGGCACCTTGCCCGAAGCCGAGATTCTCAAGCAACTGGGTACCGGCCTGTACATCAGCAACCTGTGGTACCTGAACTACTCGGACCAGCCGGCCGCGCGCCTGACGGGCATGACCCGTTTCGCCACCTTCTGGGTCGAGAACGGCGAGATCCAGGCACCGGTCAGCACCATGCGTTTCGACGACAGCGCCTACAGCCTGCTGGGCTCGCAACTGGAAGCGCTGACCCAGGAGCGCGAGCTGATTCTGTCGGCCAGCACCTACGACCAGCGCGCCACGGCATCGGCGTTGCTGCCAGGCGCGCTGGTCAGCCGCTTGACCCTGACCCTGTAA
- the mdtD gene encoding multidrug transporter subunit MdtD — translation MPNRPDLDATTARWIPWVVAIAFFMQSLDGTILNTALPAMARDLAEDPLRMQGVIIAYMLTVALLIPASGWIADRFGTKKIFFGAILLFSFGSLLCALSETLSMLIGARVIQGLGGALMLPVGRLVVLRAYPRSELVRIMGFITIPGLLGPLIGPTMGGWMVQYLTWHWIFLINLPVGLVGCYAVWKFIPDLRGSERTRFDGLGFVLFGAAMVLITIAMEGLGELHLPHLRVMLLLFGGMACLAAYWLRAGHIDNPLFAPSLFKTRTFAVGILGNLFARLGSGALPFLVPLLLQVALGYSPSQAGMSMLPLAAAAMLAKSVARPLIERFGYRIVLTGNTLALGIMLASMGLVSEQTPYWLLLVHLGVLGAINSLQFTAMNTVTLIDLDDASASSGNSLLSVVAQLSLSLGVACAGALLGGFTAEVGNDGVETILGAFQMTFVTVGIMAMLAATIFSQLSREDGRRVKRPEQHIEP, via the coding sequence ATGCCCAATCGCCCTGACCTGGACGCCACCACCGCCCGCTGGATTCCCTGGGTGGTGGCGATTGCGTTTTTCATGCAGTCCCTCGACGGGACCATCCTCAACACCGCCCTGCCCGCCATGGCCCGCGACCTGGCCGAAGACCCATTGCGCATGCAGGGTGTGATCATTGCCTACATGCTCACCGTGGCATTGCTGATTCCCGCTTCGGGGTGGATAGCCGACCGCTTCGGCACCAAGAAGATCTTCTTCGGTGCGATCCTGCTGTTCAGCTTTGGCTCTCTGCTCTGCGCGCTATCGGAGACCCTGAGCATGCTGATCGGCGCCCGGGTGATCCAAGGCCTGGGCGGCGCCTTGATGCTGCCGGTCGGGCGCCTGGTGGTGCTGCGCGCCTACCCGCGTTCGGAGCTGGTGCGGATCATGGGGTTCATCACCATTCCCGGTCTGCTCGGCCCACTGATCGGGCCGACCATGGGCGGCTGGATGGTGCAGTACCTGACCTGGCACTGGATCTTCCTGATCAACCTGCCCGTGGGCCTGGTCGGTTGCTACGCCGTCTGGAAGTTCATCCCCGACCTGCGGGGCAGTGAGCGAACGCGTTTCGATGGCCTGGGCTTCGTGCTGTTCGGCGCGGCCATGGTGCTGATTACCATCGCCATGGAAGGCCTGGGCGAACTGCACCTGCCGCACCTGCGGGTGATGTTGCTGCTGTTTGGTGGCATGGCCTGCCTGGCGGCCTACTGGCTGCGGGCCGGACACATCGACAATCCGCTGTTCGCGCCGTCGCTGTTCAAGACCCGGACCTTTGCGGTGGGCATCCTGGGCAACCTGTTCGCCCGCCTGGGCAGCGGTGCATTGCCGTTCCTGGTGCCGTTGCTGCTGCAAGTGGCGTTGGGTTATTCGCCCTCCCAGGCCGGGATGAGCATGTTGCCGCTGGCCGCGGCCGCGATGCTTGCCAAGTCGGTGGCGCGACCGTTGATCGAGCGTTTTGGCTACCGCATCGTGCTCACCGGCAACACCCTGGCGCTGGGGATCATGCTGGCAAGCATGGGTTTGGTCAGCGAGCAGACGCCATATTGGCTGTTGCTGGTGCACCTGGGAGTTCTCGGGGCAATCAACTCCCTGCAGTTCACCGCGATGAACACCGTGACCCTGATCGACCTCGACGACGCCAGCGCCAGCAGCGGCAACAGCCTGCTGTCGGTGGTCGCGCAACTGTCCCTGAGCCTTGGGGTAGCCTGTGCCGGTGCGTTGCTTGGCGGCTTTACCGCAGAGGTCGGCAACGATGGCGTGGAGACCATTCTCGGGGCATTCCAGATGACCTTTGTCACCGTGGGCATCATGGCGATGCTGGCCGCGACGATCTTCTCCCAGCTGTCCAGAGAAGACGGACGGCGCGTCAAACGTCCGGAACAGCACATCGAACCTTAG
- the dbpA gene encoding ATP-dependent RNA helicase DbpA, giving the protein MLANLDSLGYAEMTPIQAQSLPVILKGMDLIAQAKTGSGKTAAFGIGLLNPINPRFFGCQALVICPTRELADQVAKEIRRLARAEDNIKVLTLCGGVSFGPQIGSLEHGAHIIVGTPGRIQQHLRKGSLVLHGLNTLILDEADRMLDMGFYDSIEEIIAQSPERRQTLLFSATYPVGIKQLAAKFMRNPQQVKAEAFHDDSQIEQRFFEISPEERMDAVVKVLAHYRPQSTVAFCFTKQQVQETVDHLTAKGISAVGLHGDLEQRDRDQVLAMFANRSTSVLVATDVAARGLDIDALDMVINVELARDSEIHIHRVGRTGRAGEKGIAISLVAPSEAHRAQAIELLQKSPLSWDQLSNLPSQGGGPLLPAMSTLCIGAGRKDKVRPGDILGALTGDAGVPGAQVGKIAIFDFQAYVAVDRSIAKQAVQRLSEGKIKGRSLRVRIL; this is encoded by the coding sequence ATGCTGGCTAACCTCGACTCTTTGGGTTATGCCGAGATGACGCCGATCCAGGCGCAAAGCTTGCCGGTGATCCTCAAGGGGATGGATCTGATCGCCCAGGCCAAGACCGGCAGCGGCAAGACCGCCGCCTTTGGTATCGGCCTGCTGAACCCGATCAATCCGCGCTTCTTCGGTTGCCAGGCGCTGGTCATCTGCCCGACCCGCGAACTGGCCGACCAGGTTGCCAAGGAAATCCGTCGCCTGGCCCGTGCCGAAGACAACATCAAGGTCCTGACCCTGTGTGGCGGCGTGTCATTCGGCCCGCAGATCGGCTCCCTGGAGCACGGCGCGCACATCATCGTCGGCACCCCGGGCCGCATCCAGCAACACCTGCGCAAGGGTTCGCTGGTCCTGCACGGCCTGAACACGCTGATCCTCGACGAAGCCGACCGCATGCTCGACATGGGTTTCTACGATTCCATCGAAGAAATCATTGCCCAGAGCCCGGAGCGCCGCCAGACCCTGCTGTTCTCCGCCACTTACCCGGTGGGCATCAAGCAACTGGCCGCCAAGTTCATGCGCAACCCTCAGCAAGTGAAGGCCGAGGCGTTCCACGACGACAGCCAGATCGAACAGCGCTTCTTCGAGATTTCCCCGGAAGAGCGCATGGACGCCGTGGTCAAGGTGCTTGCGCACTACCGTCCGCAGTCCACCGTGGCCTTCTGCTTCACCAAGCAGCAAGTGCAGGAAACCGTCGACCACCTGACCGCCAAGGGCATCTCTGCCGTCGGCCTGCACGGTGACCTGGAGCAACGTGACCGTGACCAGGTCCTGGCGATGTTCGCCAACCGCAGCACCTCGGTGCTGGTCGCCACCGATGTGGCTGCCCGCGGCCTGGACATCGATGCGCTGGACATGGTGATCAACGTCGAGCTGGCCCGGGATTCGGAAATCCACATCCACCGCGTCGGCCGTACCGGTCGTGCCGGTGAAAAAGGTATCGCGATCAGCCTGGTGGCGCCGTCCGAAGCGCACCGTGCCCAGGCCATCGAGCTGCTGCAGAAGTCGCCGCTGAGCTGGGATCAACTGAGCAACCTGCCCTCCCAGGGCGGTGGTCCGCTGCTGCCGGCCATGAGCACCCTGTGCATCGGTGCCGGGCGCAAGGACAAGGTTCGTCCGGGCGACATCCTCGGCGCACTGACCGGCGACGCCGGCGTGCCGGGTGCCCAGGTCGGCAAGATCGCCATCTTCGACTTCCAGGCCTACGTGGCCGTGGACCGCAGCATCGCCAAGCAGGCTGTGCAGCGCTTGAGCGAAGGCAAGATCAAGGGCCGCTCGTTGCGCGTTCGGATTTTGTAA
- a CDS encoding NAD(P)/FAD-dependent oxidoreductase yields MRSTEVVIIGAGAAGLMCALTAAGRGRKVLLLDHANKAGKKILMSGGGRCNFTNMYTEPSNFLSQNAHFCKSALARYTQWDFIGMVAKHGVPYHEKKLGQLFCDNKSSDILEMLLSECDQAGVSLHLDTSIQTIEKLASGYLLDTTLGQLTCESLVIATGGLSIPTLGATGFGYQVARQFGHELLPTRAGLVPFTITDQLKELCGELSGTSVDCLVSCNEQSFRENILFTHRGLSGPAILQISSFWQSGDTLEINLMPDHDVPAWLQQQQAERPNSELKTLLGEIFTKKMANLLADNWFVSKPMKQYTHAEIAEIADKLASWQLVPAGTEGYRTAEVTLGGVDTHEVSSKTMESLKSPGLYFIGEVLDVTGHLGGFNFQWAWASGYAAAQYV; encoded by the coding sequence TTGCGCTCTACCGAAGTCGTGATCATTGGCGCTGGCGCCGCAGGGTTGATGTGTGCACTGACCGCCGCTGGGCGCGGGCGCAAGGTGTTGTTGCTGGACCACGCCAACAAGGCCGGCAAGAAAATCCTCATGTCGGGCGGTGGGCGCTGCAACTTCACCAACATGTACACCGAACCGAGCAATTTTCTCTCGCAGAATGCGCATTTCTGCAAATCCGCCCTGGCCCGCTACACCCAGTGGGATTTCATTGGCATGGTGGCCAAGCATGGCGTGCCGTACCACGAGAAGAAGCTCGGCCAACTGTTCTGCGATAACAAGTCCAGTGACATCCTCGAGATGCTGCTCAGCGAGTGCGACCAGGCCGGCGTCAGCCTGCACCTGGACACCTCGATCCAGACCATCGAGAAACTCGCCAGCGGCTACCTGCTGGACACCACCCTCGGCCAATTGACTTGCGAGTCCCTGGTGATCGCCACCGGCGGCCTGTCGATCCCGACCCTGGGTGCCACGGGCTTCGGTTATCAGGTCGCCCGCCAGTTCGGTCACGAACTGCTGCCGACCCGCGCCGGCCTGGTGCCGTTCACCATTACCGACCAGCTCAAGGAGCTATGCGGCGAGTTGTCCGGCACCTCGGTGGACTGCCTGGTGAGCTGCAACGAGCAGAGTTTCCGCGAGAACATCCTGTTCACCCACCGCGGCCTCAGCGGTCCGGCGATCCTGCAGATTTCTTCGTTCTGGCAGTCCGGCGACACGCTTGAAATCAACCTGATGCCTGACCACGACGTACCGGCCTGGCTGCAACAACAGCAAGCCGAACGGCCGAACAGCGAGCTGAAAACCTTGCTTGGCGAGATCTTCACCAAGAAGATGGCCAACCTGCTGGCTGACAACTGGTTCGTCTCCAAGCCGATGAAGCAGTACACCCACGCTGAAATTGCCGAGATCGCCGACAAGCTGGCGAGCTGGCAGCTGGTACCGGCCGGTACCGAAGGCTACCGCACTGCCGAGGTCACCCTGGGCGGTGTCGACACCCATGAAGTGTCCTCCAAGACCATGGAATCGCTGAAAAGCCCGGGGCTATATTTCATCGGCGAAGTGCTGGATGTCACCGGCCACCTGGGCGGCTTCAACTTCCAGTGGGCCTGGGCTTCGGGCTACGCAGCGGCGCAGTACGTCTGA